GCGGTTCTTGGCCGAGATGTGGCGGGTCTTGTTGTACTGCTGGGCAGCCGTGCGGGGCAGCTTCTTGCCCGCCTTCTTGAACGAATACAGCGTGAGCCCCGAGCAGTCGAACCGGTTCGGGCCCGTGGCGCCCCACCGGTACGGGGAGCCCTTCTTGGAGGCCGCGACCTGAAGTGCCTTCGACGCCGGCGTGGCTGCCTCGGCCTCGGACGTGAAGCCGGGTGCCACTATCGAGCCGCCCACTGCGGCGATGGTGAGAGCCGAAGCCGTACCGGCCCGGACCATGAGCGACGGGACACGATTGAGCGCAGTCATGCGCAACCCTTCGTCAGCCGCCTGAGAAGGATGACCTGTCGGATTCGGGCTGGCGAAGTTGCCCGGCCGCGTTGCCGCGGCTTCACCCCAAGGGTTGCTCGGATCGAACGAACGTCCGCTCCGGCGACCCGTCTTGCTCGGGTCCTCCACTCCTGCCGATCCACTCCTGTCGACCGGTCATCCGGGCGGCGGCAGGACTCGGCGTCCGCCCGGACCGCCCCGCCGCTGTGGCGGGGGCTTGTCGTCAGACAGGGATCTTGACGCACGGATGAGCGAAATACCCAACGGAATCGGGGGTTTGTGGTGTTACTCACCACTCACCCGTTCGGGTGGGTGACCCCCCGTTCGGGTGAGTGTCCAGGCACCCGAGGAGTCCCGGACCAGGGGCGGAGCGCGTGATTCCGTCTGCCGGTCATGCCTGTTGCGCAACCCTGACGGCCGCACGGAAGGAGGGCCGACTACGCCGAAAGGGGGTACGCCGTTCGGTCCGTTTCAACTCCGTTCCGGACGCCTCGGCAGTGGGCCGGGGCGCCCGGAATCCGGCTGTAGGGGTCGTCAACTGTCGGAGCGCGGGGGCACCGTGACGCGAGCCGTGCGGCGCTCGCCGTCCAGCACGCGCAACGCACGCGCCAGCGTGGGAGCGTGCAGCTCCGTCTCACCGCGCTGGTGCATCAGCGCCAGCGCGTCCCGCAGCTCGGTCGCCCTGCTCACGAGCGCCTGGGCGGCCCGCAGCCCGCGATAGGTGTCGCCGTGGTGCGCAGGGTTGATCCGGCCGAGCAGGTCCACGACGTCCAGATAACGGTCGATCAACTCGCCCTCCGCCCGCGTCAACGCGGGCAGCGGCGGCAATTCGGGTGGCAGCACCGGCCGGTCACCGCCCCGTGGGCGGAGCGAGCGTCTCCTTGCGGCTGGGGATGATCCGGTCCACCAGTCCGTACTCCAGCGCCTCTTGGGCGGTGAGGATCTTGTCCCGTTCGATGTCCTCGGCCACCTGCTCGCGGGTGCGTCCGGTGTGCCGGGCGAGCATCTCCTCCAGCCGGGCCCGCACCCGCGTCAGCTCGGCGGCCTGGATCGCCAGATCGCTGGCCTGCCCCTCGACCGGCTCGGTCAGCGCCGGCTGATGGATCACCACCCGCGCCCCCGGCAGCGCGAACCGCTTGCCCGGTGTGCCCGCCGCGAGCAGTACGGCGCCGCTCGACCCGGCCTGGCCCAGGCAGATCGTCTCCACGTCGCAGGAGACGAACTGCATCGTGTCGTAGATCGCCGACATGGCGCTGAACGAGCCGCCCGGTGAATTGATGTAGAGCGAGATGTCCTGGTCGGGGTCCTTGTGCTCCAGGTACATGAACTGGGCCATCACGTCGTTCGCCGACGTGTCGTCGACCGGTGTGCCGAGAAAGACGATCCGTTCCTCCAGCAGCTTCGAGTACGGATCCTGCGTCCTGAGGCCGGAACTGGTGCGTTCGGTGAACTCGGGCAGTACGTAGCGGGCGGACGGTCGGGTCATGGCTCACGCCTCCCTTGCCGGGGTGCCTGTAAAAAATGTACAGGACGTACATGACGTAATGTGGGGAGCATGGCCTACGAGATTCCGGTGACGCAAGCCAGGGCTGAGCTCGCCGATCTGATCAATCGCGTGGTGTACGGCGGTGAGCGCGTCGTCGTGACGCGTCACGGGAAGCCCCTTGTCGCCCTTGTCTCCGCCTCTGACCTCGAACGACTGGAAAAGCTCGGGGAGCCCGCCGACCTCGCCGAGGAGCAGGTGATCACCGCGGTCTCCAGCGTCCGCGAGGTCGCTTCCGCTCCCCGCGAACGGCAGCGCTTCGGCATCGCCGCCGAGCATCGCGGGTCGAGCCCCTCCTAGCACCGGCCGCCACCGGCCCCGGACACGACGAGACCGTGCACCCCCGTCCGCTACAGCGGGGGTGCACGGTCGGTTCGGTGTGACCGGGGCCGGTCGCCGTTCCTCGTCGGTGGTCAGCCGACGGTCGCCAGTTCGCGCTCGGGTGCCTGCTCGGTGCTCGTCGCGCGGGCCTTGAGCGCGTTCCCCAGCAGTACGGCGCCCAGGCCAAGCGCGGCCCACCAGGTCAGGGTGAGGGCCGGGCCGATCGCCGCCGAGCCGTCGAAGAAGGACACCGAGCGCAGCAGGGTCGTGCCCGCCCCCGGCGGCAGCCACTGGCCGATCGCGCCGACCGGCTCCGGCAGCATCTGCGGCGCCGAGGCCGCCCCGGAGAACGGGTTGCCGATCAGCATGATCGTGGCCGCAGTGATACCGATACCGGCGGTGCCGACCAGGGCGGCGAGACCCGCGACGGCCCCGCTCACGGCCAGTGTCGTCAGTGCGAACACGCCGGCCTCCGCCCACCAGTCGCCGGTGAGCACGCCCAGCCAGCTGTGCGCGATCGACGCCGCGACCAGGCCGATCAGGGTGGCGACACCGACCAGGGCGCCGACGGCACGGACGCCGCGCAGCCCGAGCAGGGTCACCGCCGCGCCCGCCGCCATGCCGGCCAGGGCGAGCGGCAGGACGCTGGAGGTCAGGCCCGCGCCACGCGGGTCGCTCTCCGGCGCGGGCACGACGTCGACGGTCTTCACCTGGGTGCCCTCGGCGGCGGCCTGCTGCGCCACCGCCTGCTGGAGCAGCTGGGCGACCGCCGGGCTCGCCGCCGACGCTGTCAGCAGCTCCGGGCCCTGGGGGGTCACGACGACGGCGCCGTATACGGTCCGGTCCTCGATGGCCTCGCGGGCGGCGGCCTCGTCGGCGTAGCGGTGGATGTCGAAGGCGCCCTCGTGCCGACCTAGCTGCTGCTCCACCTGTGCGGTGGCGGCGGCCGGTCCTGCGACGCCCAGCGGCAGGTCGCGCGGGGCGGTGCGGGCGGCCGGCCAGGCGAAGGCCCACAGCGCGAGGGCGGCGAGGAGCGGAACGAGGAGGACGACCGCGATCAGGCGCCGGGACTCGGCGCTCTTGTGCGGTGTAGCGGACCGGGTGGACATGGGAGCTCCCTGGATCTCTAAAAAGAAGGATCGTTCGTTTTTGCTGTGTCATCACCGTGCGCGCAAGGTCCGGTCCTTGTCAAGAAGGAATGTTCGTTTTAGTTTTGGAGCATGGCCCGCGTATCCCAGGAACACCTCGACGCCCGCCGCCGGCAGATCCTCGACGGCGCCGCGATCTGCTTCGCCCGGAACGGCTTTCACGCCACGTCCATGCAGGACGTGCTGAAGGAGGTCGACCTGTCGGCGGGGGCCGTCTACCGCTACTTCAGCGGCAAGGAGGAGCTGATCGGCGCGATCGTCGGCGAGGTGCTCGGCTCGGTCCATGAGGCCTTCGAGGAAGCGGCGCGGCAGAGCCCGCCCCCGCCGCCCGACGAGCTCGTCGCCGCCGTCCTGGGCCGGACGCTCGCCGCCCGCGAGTCCCTCGTCGTCGACGGCAGGCCCGCCTTTCCGCGGCTCGTCGTCCAGGTCTGGACGGAGACGCTGCGCAACGAGGAGCTCGCGGCCGTCCTGCGCGAGGGCTACCTCTCGGTGCGCGCGGCCTGGGGGCGGATCGTCGAGGGCTACCAGAAGGCCGGGATGATGCGCACCGACGTGGAGCCGGACCATGTGGCCCGCACGATGATCGCCGCCGTGCTGGGCTTCATCGCCCAGCAGTCCCTCTTCGGGCCCGCCCCGGTCGAGGTCCTGCGCGACGGGCTGCGCGCCCTGACGGGCATGCGGGACGACGACGCCGCGACCGGAGGATCACAGCTTGGTTAACTTGCTCGAAACGCGGTCCAACTAGCCTGCCGAACCAGCCACCAGGCACTTTTGCCCGGTGGCCGCGGCAACCGGACCCCGCACGGTCCGGAGCGAGGACTGTGAGGTGGGACGTGCAACTGACCCCGCACGAGCAAGAGAGGCTGCTCATCCACGTGGCGGCCGACGTCGCCGAGAAGCGCCGGGCCCGCGGGCTGAAGCTGAACCACCCCGAGGCGGTCGCCCTCATCACGTCGCACATCCTCGAGGGCGCCCGCGACGGCCGTACGGTCGCCGAACTCATGTCCTCCGGACGCAAGTTGCTCACCCGCGACGACGTCATGGAGGGCATCCCCGAGATGATCCACGACGTCCAGGTCGAGGCGACGTTCCCCGACGGCACCAAGCTGGTCACCGTCCACGACCCGATCGTCTGAGGGGGCCTCGATGATTCCCGGAGAGATCCTGTTCGCCGACGGGCCGATCGTCTACAACGAAGGCCGTGAGGTCACCCGGCTCACCGTCCTCAACGCCGCCGACCGGCCCGTCCAGGTCGGCTCCCACTACCACTTCGCCGAGGCCAACCCCGGCCTGGACTTCGACCGCGCGGCGGCCCGCGGCAAGCGACTGAACATCGCCGCCGGCACCGCCGTGCGCTTCGAGCCCGGCATCCCGGTCGACGTCGAACTCGTCCCGCTCACCGGCGCCCGAGTGGTGCCCGGACTGCGCGGGGAGACCGGAGGTGCCCTCGATGCCTGAGATCTCCCGCGCCGCGTACGCCGATCTGTTCGGTCCGACGACCGGTGACCGCATCCGGCTCGCCGACACCGATCTGCTCGTCGAGATCGAGGAGGACCGCTCCGGAGGTCCCGGACTCGCCGGGGACGAGGCCGTGTTCGGCGGCGGCAAGGTCATCCGCGAGTCCATGGGACAGTCGCGTGCCACGCGCGCGGAAGGCACCCCCGACACGGTCGTCACCGGTGTCGTGATCATCGACCACTGGGGCATCGTCAAGGCCGACGTCGGCATTCGCGACGGCCGGATCACCGGCATCGGCAAGGCGGGCAACCCCGACACGATGGACGGGGTGCACCCGGACCTCGTCATCGGCCCCGAGACCGAGATCATCGCCGGCAACGGACGGATCCTCACCGCCGGCGCCATAGACGCGCACGTCCACTTCATCTGCCCCCAGATCGCCGACGAGGCCCTCGCCTCCGGCATCACCACGCTCGTCGGCGGCGGCACCGGACCCGCCGAGGGCTCGAAGGCGACCACCGTGACGCCCGGCCCGTGGCATCTGGCGCGGATGCTGGAGGCGATGGAGCAACACCCCGTCAACTTCGGCCTGTTGGGCAAGGGCAACACCGTCTCCCACGAGGCGATGCTGTCCCAGATCCGCGGCGGCGCCCTCGGTCTGAAACTGCACGAGGACTGGGGCTCCACCCCGGCCGTCATCGACGCCTCGCTGACCGTCGCCGACCGGACCGGCATCCAGGTCGCGATCCACACGGACACCCTCAACGAAGCCGGCTTCGTCGGCGACACGCTCGCCGCCATCGCCGGCCGCGGCATCCACGCCTACCACACCGAGGGCGCGGGCGGCGGGCACGCGCCGGACATCATGAGCGTGGTCTCCGAACCGCACGTGCTGCCGAGCTCGACGAACCCGACCCGGCCGTTCACCGTCAACACCGCTGAGGAACACCTCGACATGCTGATGGTGTGCCACCACCTCAACGCGGCCGTGCCCGAGGACCTCGCCTTCGCCGAATCGCGGATCCGGCCGTCGACCATCGGGGCCGAGGACATACTCCACGACCTGGGCGCGATCTCGATCATCTCGTCGGACTCGCAGGCCATGGGACGCGTGGGCGAGGTCGTCATGCGGACCTGGCAGACCGCGCATGTGATGAAGGGGCGGCGCGGCGCGCTGCCGGGGGACGGACGCGCCGACAACCACCGGGTGCGGCGGTACGTGGCCAAGTACACGATCAACCCCGCGCTCGCGCAGGGCCTCGCGCGTGAGATCGGCTCCGTGGAGAGCGGCAAGCTCGCCGACCTGGTGCTGTGGGAACCGGCGTTCTTCGGTGTGAAGCCGCAGCTCGTCATCAAGGGCGGACAGATCGCCTACGCGCAGATGGGCGACGCCAACGCGTCCATCCCGACGCCGCAGCCAATCCTGCCCCGGCCGATGTTCGGCGCGATCGGACGGGCACCGGCCGCCAACTCGGTCAACTTCGTCGCCCCGCTCGCCATCGAGGACGGGCTTCCGGAGCGGCTCCGGCTCGGG
The DNA window shown above is from Streptomyces chartreusis and carries:
- a CDS encoding type II toxin-antitoxin system Phd/YefM family antitoxin — translated: MAYEIPVTQARAELADLINRVVYGGERVVVTRHGKPLVALVSASDLERLEKLGEPADLAEEQVITAVSSVREVASAPRERQRFGIAAEHRGSSPS
- a CDS encoding TetR/AcrR family transcriptional regulator — translated: MARVSQEHLDARRRQILDGAAICFARNGFHATSMQDVLKEVDLSAGAVYRYFSGKEELIGAIVGEVLGSVHEAFEEAARQSPPPPPDELVAAVLGRTLAARESLVVDGRPAFPRLVVQVWTETLRNEELAAVLREGYLSVRAAWGRIVEGYQKAGMMRTDVEPDHVARTMIAAVLGFIAQQSLFGPAPVEVLRDGLRALTGMRDDDAATGGSQLG
- a CDS encoding urease subunit alpha, which encodes MPEISRAAYADLFGPTTGDRIRLADTDLLVEIEEDRSGGPGLAGDEAVFGGGKVIRESMGQSRATRAEGTPDTVVTGVVIIDHWGIVKADVGIRDGRITGIGKAGNPDTMDGVHPDLVIGPETEIIAGNGRILTAGAIDAHVHFICPQIADEALASGITTLVGGGTGPAEGSKATTVTPGPWHLARMLEAMEQHPVNFGLLGKGNTVSHEAMLSQIRGGALGLKLHEDWGSTPAVIDASLTVADRTGIQVAIHTDTLNEAGFVGDTLAAIAGRGIHAYHTEGAGGGHAPDIMSVVSEPHVLPSSTNPTRPFTVNTAEEHLDMLMVCHHLNAAVPEDLAFAESRIRPSTIGAEDILHDLGAISIISSDSQAMGRVGEVVMRTWQTAHVMKGRRGALPGDGRADNHRVRRYVAKYTINPALAQGLAREIGSVESGKLADLVLWEPAFFGVKPQLVIKGGQIAYAQMGDANASIPTPQPILPRPMFGAIGRAPAANSVNFVAPLAIEDGLPERLRLGKRFVAIDSTRGVTKADMRQNDARPDVRIDPDSFAVHIDGELVEATPAAELPMAQRYFLF
- a CDS encoding ABC transporter permease; amino-acid sequence: MSTRSATPHKSAESRRLIAVVLLVPLLAALALWAFAWPAARTAPRDLPLGVAGPAAATAQVEQQLGRHEGAFDIHRYADEAAAREAIEDRTVYGAVVVTPQGPELLTASAASPAVAQLLQQAVAQQAAAEGTQVKTVDVVPAPESDPRGAGLTSSVLPLALAGMAAGAAVTLLGLRGVRAVGALVGVATLIGLVAASIAHSWLGVLTGDWWAEAGVFALTTLAVSGAVAGLAALVGTAGIGITAATIMLIGNPFSGAASAPQMLPEPVGAIGQWLPPGAGTTLLRSVSFFDGSAAIGPALTLTWWAALGLGAVLLGNALKARATSTEQAPERELATVG
- a CDS encoding ATP-dependent Clp protease proteolytic subunit yields the protein MTRPSARYVLPEFTERTSSGLRTQDPYSKLLEERIVFLGTPVDDTSANDVMAQFMYLEHKDPDQDISLYINSPGGSFSAMSAIYDTMQFVSCDVETICLGQAGSSGAVLLAAGTPGKRFALPGARVVIHQPALTEPVEGQASDLAIQAAELTRVRARLEEMLARHTGRTREQVAEDIERDKILTAQEALEYGLVDRIIPSRKETLAPPTGR
- a CDS encoding urease subunit gamma, encoding MQLTPHEQERLLIHVAADVAEKRRARGLKLNHPEAVALITSHILEGARDGRTVAELMSSGRKLLTRDDVMEGIPEMIHDVQVEATFPDGTKLVTVHDPIV
- a CDS encoding C40 family peptidase; translated protein: MTALNRVPSLMVRAGTASALTIAAVGGSIVAPGFTSEAEAATPASKALQVAASKKGSPYRWGATGPNRFDCSGLTLYSFKKAGKKLPRTAAQQYNKTRHISAKNRKAGDLVFFHSGSYVYHVGIYAGKGKIWHSPKTGDVVKLQKIWTRSVWYGRVK
- a CDS encoding urease subunit beta, whose product is MIPGEILFADGPIVYNEGREVTRLTVLNAADRPVQVGSHYHFAEANPGLDFDRAAARGKRLNIAAGTAVRFEPGIPVDVELVPLTGARVVPGLRGETGGALDA